In one Pseudomonas purpurea genomic region, the following are encoded:
- a CDS encoding DUF1883 domain-containing protein, producing the protein MKFIHQREHLNEDDIVVIQCSQMCNIRLMNDANFRSFKNGGRHTYHGGAFDTFPARITAPSTGFWNITIDTVNRRPISVTRKPTLTHSIKIIRRSSSKLS; encoded by the coding sequence ATGAAATTTATCCACCAGCGCGAGCACCTCAATGAAGATGACATCGTCGTCATCCAATGCTCCCAAATGTGCAACATCCGTCTGATGAACGACGCCAACTTCCGCAGTTTCAAGAATGGCGGTCGCCACACCTATCACGGCGGCGCGTTCGATACGTTCCCAGCCAGAATCACCGCACCAAGCACCGGCTTCTGGAACATCACCATCGACACGGTCAATCGTCGGCCCATCAGTGTTACGCGCAAGCCGACACTCACCCACTCGATCAAGATTATTCGCCGGTCCAGCTCGAAACTGAGCTGA
- a CDS encoding methylated-DNA--[protein]-cysteine S-methyltransferase, whose product MSTLPSPAVSCIRYLSTRFSLGVALAAYSDAGLCALLLGDEPTSLESDLRRRFAQNRQLLRDDNLAIALQHVVHFLDTPHRPLSVPLDLVTGSEFQRRVWQALQHIPLGETRTYRDIARQLGQPGAFRAVANACGANPLAVVIPCHRVVRQDGGLGGYRWGLERKHVLLEREARR is encoded by the coding sequence ATGTCGACACTCCCTTCACCCGCTGTTTCCTGCATCCGCTACCTCAGCACCCGCTTCAGCCTCGGCGTGGCGCTTGCGGCCTACAGCGACGCCGGACTTTGCGCGCTGTTGCTCGGCGATGAACCGACGTCCCTCGAGTCCGACCTCAGACGACGCTTTGCACAAAACCGACAACTGCTGCGCGACGACAACCTGGCAATCGCGCTGCAACACGTCGTGCACTTTCTCGACACCCCACACCGCCCCCTGAGCGTGCCGCTCGACCTCGTCACCGGCAGCGAGTTTCAGCGCCGTGTGTGGCAGGCGTTGCAACACATCCCGCTCGGCGAAACGCGCACCTACCGTGATATCGCCCGGCAGTTGGGTCAGCCGGGCGCCTTTCGGGCGGTCGCCAACGCCTGTGGGGCGAACCCCTTGGCGGTGGTCATTCCTTGCCATCGCGTTGTGCGCCAGGACGGCGGCCTCGGGGGCTATCGCTGGGGACTTGAGCGCAAGCATGTGCTGCTGGAACGTGAGGCACGCCGGTGA
- a CDS encoding 2OG-Fe(II) oxygenase yields MSLCDLHQHIAALDWAALEQDLDGDGHATITGLLSAQDCDALAALYPEQAPFRSRVIMARHGFGRGEYQYFRYPLPTLVANLRSSLYPHLVPLANRWNEQMNLAVRYPLHHDDFLQRCHDAGQLRPTPLLLRYGPQDYNCLHQDLYGEHVFPLQVAILLSAPEKDFTGGEFVLTEQRPRMQSRPQVVSLKKGDAVIFAVHQRPVKGLRGYCRVNLRHGVSRLHSGQRHTLGVIFHDAQ; encoded by the coding sequence GTGAGCCTGTGCGATCTGCATCAGCATATCGCGGCCCTGGATTGGGCCGCGCTGGAACAGGATCTGGACGGCGATGGCCACGCAACGATCACCGGACTGCTCAGCGCGCAGGACTGTGACGCCCTGGCTGCGCTGTATCCCGAACAAGCGCCGTTCCGCTCCAGGGTAATCATGGCCCGGCATGGTTTCGGACGTGGCGAGTACCAGTACTTCAGGTATCCGCTGCCAACGCTGGTTGCCAACTTGCGTAGCTCGCTGTACCCACACCTGGTACCGCTGGCGAACCGTTGGAACGAACAGATGAACCTGGCGGTACGCTATCCGTTGCACCATGACGATTTTCTGCAACGCTGCCACGATGCCGGTCAGTTACGTCCTACGCCTTTGCTGCTGCGCTACGGCCCGCAGGACTACAACTGCCTGCATCAAGACCTGTACGGCGAACACGTATTCCCACTGCAAGTTGCGATTTTACTGTCAGCCCCCGAGAAGGACTTCACCGGCGGTGAATTCGTACTGACCGAACAGCGCCCCCGCATGCAGTCACGCCCTCAGGTTGTAAGCTTGAAAAAAGGTGATGCAGTGATTTTTGCCGTGCACCAACGACCGGTCAAAGGCCTGCGCGGCTATTGCCGCGTGAACTTGCGCCACGGCGTGAGTCGCCTGCACAGTGGTCAACGGCATACCCTTGGTGTGATTTTCCACGATGCACAGTGA
- the alkB gene encoding DNA oxidative demethylase AlkB codes for MHSDHMNPTTLDLFGDSDLAQPIKTEPIGEQSFVLKGFALSWVGRLMPALESVLLAAPFRHMVTPGGFTMSVGLSSCGSLGWTTDRSGYRYTRADPCSGQPWPEMPGVFLELAQAAALEAGFNAFQPDACLINRYLPGAKMSLHQDKDERSYAWPIVSVSLGLPAVFLFGGFKRTDNHRKVPLVHGDVVVWGGVDRLRYHGVLPIKDGHHATLGAQRINLTLRTAG; via the coding sequence ATGCACAGTGACCACATGAACCCGACAACCCTGGATCTGTTTGGCGACAGCGATCTCGCACAGCCGATCAAGACCGAACCCATTGGCGAACAATCCTTCGTCCTCAAAGGGTTTGCCCTGTCGTGGGTCGGCCGTTTGATGCCGGCACTGGAGTCAGTCTTGCTCGCCGCACCGTTCCGGCACATGGTGACGCCGGGCGGTTTCACGATGTCCGTGGGCTTGAGCAGTTGCGGATCACTGGGCTGGACCACCGACCGCTCAGGCTATCGCTACACCCGCGCCGACCCGTGCAGCGGTCAGCCCTGGCCCGAAATGCCCGGGGTGTTTCTTGAACTGGCGCAGGCAGCGGCGCTTGAAGCGGGGTTCAACGCGTTTCAGCCAGATGCGTGCCTGATCAATCGTTACTTGCCAGGCGCCAAGATGTCTTTGCATCAGGATAAAGACGAACGATCCTACGCCTGGCCGATCGTCTCGGTGTCCCTCGGCCTGCCAGCGGTGTTCCTGTTTGGTGGTTTTAAACGCACCGACAACCATCGGAAAGTGCCGTTGGTGCATGGTGATGTCGTGGTCTGGGGTGGCGTGGACCGTTTGCGCTATCACGGGGTACTGCCGATCAAGGACGGTCATCATGCAACACTGGGGGCGCAACGGATCAACCTCACCTTGCGCACCGCAGGCTGA
- the ada gene encoding bifunctional DNA-binding transcriptional regulator/O6-methylguanine-DNA methyltransferase Ada, whose amino-acid sequence MTSNHTPCAIENDPRWAAVLARDPRADGQFVYGVKTTGIYCRPSSLARLPNPRNVEFFDSAEQAQAAGYRPSKRAAADQTHVASQHAALVAIACRQIESAESLPSLADLADAAGMSPFHFHRVFKGVTGLTPKGYGNAHRSRKVRAQLESGQSITHALYDAGFNSNSRFYEAADQVLGMKPSDYRAGGVNTDIRFAVGQCSLGAILVAQSTRGVCAILLGDDPHALVCDLQDKFRQANLIGADHDFEQLIARVVGFIEAPALGLDLPLDVRGTAFQERVWMALREIPAGSTASYAEIAQRIGAPKAVRAVAQACAANSLAVAIPCHRVVRSDGNLSGYRWGIERKRQLLERETAPQA is encoded by the coding sequence ATGACTTCCAACCACACACCCTGCGCCATCGAAAACGACCCTCGTTGGGCGGCGGTGCTGGCGCGTGATCCTCGGGCAGACGGGCAGTTTGTCTATGGGGTAAAAACCACCGGCATCTACTGCCGCCCCAGCAGCCTGGCGCGCCTGCCGAATCCCCGGAACGTCGAGTTCTTCGACTCCGCCGAACAGGCTCAAGCCGCCGGTTACCGACCCAGCAAACGCGCTGCCGCCGATCAAACCCATGTTGCCAGCCAACATGCCGCGCTGGTCGCCATCGCTTGCCGTCAGATTGAGTCTGCCGAAAGCCTGCCCAGCCTGGCAGACCTGGCCGATGCGGCCGGCATGAGCCCGTTTCACTTTCACCGGGTGTTCAAAGGCGTGACTGGCCTGACGCCCAAAGGCTATGGAAACGCCCACCGCTCACGCAAAGTCCGGGCGCAACTCGAAAGCGGCCAGTCGATTACTCACGCGTTGTACGACGCCGGCTTCAACTCCAACAGCCGCTTCTATGAGGCCGCCGATCAAGTACTAGGAATGAAACCCAGCGACTACCGTGCAGGTGGCGTGAACACCGACATCCGCTTCGCTGTCGGCCAGTGTTCACTGGGGGCGATTCTGGTGGCGCAAAGTACTCGCGGGGTGTGTGCAATCCTGTTGGGCGACGATCCCCATGCGCTGGTGTGCGATCTTCAGGATAAATTCCGACAGGCCAATCTGATCGGTGCCGATCACGACTTCGAACAGTTGATTGCCAGGGTCGTCGGCTTCATCGAAGCACCAGCCCTTGGCCTGGACTTGCCGCTGGACGTGCGCGGCACCGCGTTTCAGGAGCGGGTCTGGATGGCCTTGCGTGAAATCCCCGCCGGCAGCACCGCCAGTTACGCCGAGATCGCCCAACGGATCGGCGCCCCCAAAGCGGTGCGCGCCGTGGCTCAGGCGTGCGCGGCCAACAGCCTGGCGGTGGCCATTCCCTGCCACCGGGTGGTGCGCAGCGATGGCAACCTCTCGGGGTATCGCTGGGGCATAGAGCGCAAACGCCAGCTCCTGGAACGCGAAACCGCGCCCCAGGCTTAA
- a CDS encoding GyrI-like domain-containing protein — translation MEVKQLDIAPFSVSGLQVRTFNRDEQQPETAKIGPMWGRFFADQAFSKIPNAVAESLVYGVYSNYESDANGAFDVTAGRVVTAPAKDFATVDIQGGRYLVFEASGPMPESVIATWGQVWQYFEEHTEIKRAFVSDFEAYNGPDSVSVYIGIR, via the coding sequence ATGGAAGTCAAACAACTGGATATTGCCCCGTTCAGTGTTTCGGGGTTGCAGGTACGCACGTTCAACCGCGATGAGCAGCAGCCAGAGACGGCGAAGATCGGCCCGATGTGGGGGCGTTTTTTTGCCGATCAGGCCTTCAGCAAAATTCCCAATGCTGTGGCGGAATCGCTGGTCTATGGCGTTTATTCCAATTACGAGTCCGATGCCAACGGCGCCTTCGACGTGACGGCGGGCCGAGTGGTGACCGCGCCCGCCAAGGACTTTGCGACCGTGGACATTCAGGGCGGGCGTTACCTTGTCTTCGAAGCCTCGGGCCCCATGCCCGAAAGCGTGATTGCCACCTGGGGCCAGGTCTGGCAGTACTTCGAAGAACATACAGAGATCAAACGGGCCTTTGTCAGTGATTTTGAGGCCTACAACGGCCCGGACTCGGTGTCGGTTTACATCGGCATTCGTTAA
- a CDS encoding nitronate monooxygenase, with translation MSQWPDTRILDLFGIDLPIIQAPMAGANTSAMVIAVSNAGGLGSLPAAMLSLEQLREELTIIQQQTTRPFNVNFFCHQPPVADEQRTHDWKNLLEPYYHELGVDFDAPTPVSNRAPFDNAACEVIEAFRPAVVSFHFGLPEKALVDRVKAAGAKVISSATTVQEAVWLEQHGCDAIIAMGYEAGGHRGMFLSEDLSSQVGTFALVPQIADAVSVPVIAAGGIGDARGIVAAFALGASAVQLGTAYLFTPEAKVSASHHHALRTAKESETALTNVFTGRPARGILNRIMRELGPISPAAPAFPLAGGALMPLRAKAEAQFSNLWAGQALRLGRELSSAELTWHLADEALAKLSPR, from the coding sequence ATGAGCCAATGGCCTGACACCCGCATTCTTGACCTGTTCGGCATCGACCTGCCGATCATCCAGGCGCCGATGGCCGGCGCCAACACGTCGGCCATGGTCATCGCCGTCAGCAACGCCGGTGGCCTGGGCTCGTTGCCCGCCGCCATGCTGAGCCTTGAGCAATTGCGCGAGGAACTGACGATCATCCAACAGCAGACCACCCGCCCCTTCAATGTGAACTTTTTCTGCCATCAGCCACCGGTTGCCGACGAACAACGCACCCATGACTGGAAAAACCTGCTGGAACCTTACTATCACGAACTGGGCGTGGACTTCGACGCACCTACACCCGTGTCCAATCGTGCGCCGTTCGACAACGCAGCGTGCGAAGTCATTGAAGCATTCCGGCCTGCGGTCGTCAGCTTCCACTTCGGCTTGCCGGAAAAAGCGCTGGTAGACCGGGTCAAGGCCGCAGGCGCGAAGGTCATCTCTTCGGCGACCACGGTGCAGGAAGCCGTGTGGCTGGAGCAGCATGGATGCGACGCCATCATTGCCATGGGGTACGAGGCCGGCGGCCATCGCGGGATGTTTCTCAGCGAGGACCTGAGCAGCCAGGTCGGCACCTTCGCCCTGGTGCCGCAGATCGCAGACGCCGTGAGCGTACCGGTGATCGCCGCTGGCGGGATTGGCGATGCTCGCGGCATTGTTGCTGCATTCGCCCTCGGCGCCTCGGCCGTGCAACTGGGCACCGCTTATTTGTTCACCCCGGAGGCCAAGGTCAGTGCGTCTCACCATCACGCCTTACGCACCGCCAAAGAGAGCGAAACCGCGCTGACCAACGTGTTTACCGGACGCCCGGCACGCGGAATTCTCAATCGGATCATGCGCGAACTCGGTCCGATCAGCCCTGCTGCGCCAGCCTTCCCGCTCGCCGGCGGTGCGCTGATGCCGTTGCGGGCCAAGGCTGAAGCGCAGTTCAGCAACCTCTGGGCCGGGCAGGCACTGCGCTTGGGCAGGGAGCTGTCGAGCGCCGAGTTGACCTGGCACCTGGCCGATGAAGCGCTGGCAAAGCTGAGCCCGCGCTGA
- the modA gene encoding molybdate ABC transporter substrate-binding protein: MTTRVSRFAPTCLTTLFAVFALGTAHADEVQVAVAANFTAPIQAIAADFEKDTGHKLIAAYGATGQFYAQIKNGAPFEVFLSADDTTPQKLESEGDTVKGSRFTYAIGTLALWSAKDGYVDAKGQVLKNNQYQHLSIANPKAAPYGLAATQVLAKLGLTDKVKDKIVEGQNITQAYQFVSTGNAEIGFVALSQIYKDGKVTGGSAWIVPAEMHDPIKQDAVILNKGKDNPAAKALVDYLKGPKAAAVIKSYGYQL, translated from the coding sequence ATGACTACTCGTGTCTCACGTTTCGCCCCCACTTGCCTGACGACGTTGTTCGCCGTATTCGCCCTGGGCACGGCCCATGCCGATGAAGTGCAAGTCGCGGTCGCCGCCAACTTCACGGCACCGATCCAGGCCATTGCCGCCGATTTCGAAAAAGACACCGGGCATAAACTGATCGCCGCCTATGGCGCCACCGGGCAGTTCTACGCCCAGATCAAGAATGGCGCGCCGTTCGAAGTGTTCCTGTCGGCAGACGACACCACGCCGCAAAAGCTCGAAAGCGAAGGCGATACCGTCAAGGGCTCGCGCTTCACCTACGCCATCGGCACCCTCGCGCTGTGGTCGGCCAAGGACGGCTATGTCGACGCCAAAGGCCAGGTGCTCAAGAACAATCAATACCAACACTTGTCCATCGCCAACCCGAAAGCCGCACCCTATGGCCTGGCCGCAACCCAGGTACTGGCCAAGTTGGGCCTGACCGACAAGGTCAAGGACAAAATCGTCGAAGGCCAGAACATCACCCAGGCCTACCAGTTCGTGTCTACTGGCAACGCCGAAATCGGCTTTGTCGCCTTGTCGCAAATCTATAAAGACGGCAAAGTCACCGGCGGCTCGGCGTGGATCGTTCCTGCCGAGATGCACGACCCGATCAAACAAGACGCGGTGATCCTCAATAAAGGCAAGGACAACCCGGCCGCCAAGGCACTGGTTGACTACCTGAAGGGGCCAAAAGCTGCGGCTGTCATCAAGTCCTACGGTTACCAACTCTAA
- the modB gene encoding molybdate ABC transporter permease subunit — protein MSLSSADFSAIWLTLKLASLTTAILLVIGTPIALWLSRTRSWLRGPVGAIVALPLVLPPTVIGFYLLLALGPHGFVGQFTQSLGLGTLTFSFAGLVIGSVLYSMPFVVQPLQNAFSAIGTRPLEVAATLRANPWDTFFSVILPLARPGFITAAILGFAHTVGEFGVVLMIGGNIPDKTRVVSVQIYDHVEAMEYAQAHWLAGAMLVFSFLVLLALYSSRKTKAGWS, from the coding sequence ATGTCCTTATCGAGTGCCGATTTTTCCGCCATCTGGCTGACCCTGAAACTGGCGTCCCTGACGACGGCCATCCTGCTGGTCATCGGCACTCCGATTGCGTTGTGGCTGTCACGCACCCGTTCCTGGTTGCGGGGCCCGGTCGGGGCGATCGTCGCCCTGCCCCTGGTATTACCGCCGACCGTGATCGGTTTCTACCTGCTGCTGGCCCTCGGACCTCATGGTTTCGTCGGCCAGTTCACCCAGTCGCTGGGCCTCGGCACGCTGACGTTCAGCTTCGCCGGCCTGGTCATCGGCTCGGTGCTCTATTCGATGCCCTTTGTCGTGCAACCGTTGCAAAACGCGTTCTCGGCCATTGGCACACGTCCGCTGGAGGTGGCGGCGACCTTGCGCGCCAATCCCTGGGACACCTTTTTCAGCGTGATCCTGCCGCTGGCCCGCCCCGGTTTTATCACCGCCGCCATTCTGGGCTTTGCCCACACCGTCGGTGAGTTCGGCGTGGTGCTGATGATCGGTGGCAACATCCCCGACAAAACCCGTGTGGTGTCCGTACAAATCTACGATCACGTCGAGGCCATGGAATACGCCCAGGCGCACTGGCTGGCCGGGGCGATGCTGGTGTTCTCGTTCCTGGTTTTGCTGGCGCTGTATTCCAGCCGCAAGACCAAAGCCGGCTGGAGCTGA
- the modC gene encoding molybdenum ABC transporter ATP-binding protein: MTSRIRARLQLNYPDFSLDLDLDLPGRGITALYGQSGSGKTTCLRCIAGLEKAEQGFVQINDEVWQDSAKKCFVAPHKRALGYVFQEASLFAHLSVLANLEFGLRRIPRSQRRVDMAHATELLGIGHLLDRHPQHLSGGERQRVGIARALLTSPKLLLMDEPLAALDSQRKNEILPYLQRLHDELEIPVLYVSHSQDEVARLADHLVLLHEGKALASGPIGETLARLDLPLALGDDAGVVIEGKVSDYDGHYQLLSLQLPGSALSMRVAHSPLAVGQPLRFKVQARDVSLSLHSGEQSSILNRLPVTVTSEIAADNTAHVLVRLDAAGTPLLARITRYSRDQLQLHPGQQLWAHIKAVAVLA, encoded by the coding sequence ATGACGTCCCGGATTCGCGCACGCCTGCAATTGAACTACCCGGACTTCTCGCTGGATCTGGACCTGGACCTGCCTGGTCGTGGCATCACGGCGCTGTACGGTCAGTCCGGCTCGGGCAAAACCACGTGCCTGCGCTGCATCGCCGGCCTGGAAAAAGCCGAACAGGGCTTCGTCCAGATCAACGATGAAGTCTGGCAGGACAGCGCCAAAAAGTGCTTCGTTGCCCCGCACAAACGGGCGCTGGGCTATGTGTTCCAGGAGGCCAGCCTGTTTGCTCACCTCTCGGTGCTGGCCAACCTGGAGTTTGGTCTGCGGCGTATTCCGCGCTCCCAGCGGCGGGTCGACATGGCTCACGCCACCGAGTTGCTGGGCATTGGCCATCTGCTCGACCGGCATCCGCAACACCTGTCCGGTGGCGAACGACAACGGGTCGGGATCGCCCGCGCGCTGCTGACCAGCCCAAAATTGCTGCTGATGGATGAGCCGCTGGCAGCGCTCGACTCCCAGCGTAAAAACGAAATCCTGCCGTACCTTCAACGCCTGCACGATGAGCTGGAGATCCCGGTGCTCTACGTCAGCCACTCGCAGGATGAAGTGGCGCGCCTGGCCGACCATCTCGTGCTGCTGCACGAAGGCAAGGCCCTGGCCAGTGGCCCCATCGGCGAAACCCTGGCCCGCCTCGATTTGCCCTTGGCGTTGGGTGACGACGCGGGCGTGGTAATCGAGGGCAAAGTCAGCGACTACGACGGTCACTACCAACTGCTGAGCCTGCAACTGCCCGGCAGCGCATTGAGCATGCGTGTGGCTCACTCGCCGCTGGCGGTCGGCCAACCGCTGCGTTTCAAGGTTCAGGCACGTGACGTCAGCCTCAGCCTGCACAGCGGCGAACAGAGCAGCATCCTCAATCGGCTGCCCGTTACGGTCACCAGCGAGATTGCTGCCGACAACACCGCCCACGTTCTGGTGCGCCTGGACGCGGCCGGTACGCCGCTGCTGGCGCGGATCACCCGCTATTCCCGGGATCAGTTGCAACTGCATCCGGGGCAGCAACTCTGGGCCCACATCAAGGCCGTCGCCGTGCTGGCATAA